The genomic DNA CATTACCTGCCGCCTTATAGTCCAAATTTAAACCCAATAGAACGATTGTGGAAGGTGATGAATAAACATGCGAGGAATGGGCAATACTTCGCAACGACAAAAGAATTCCGACGAAAAATCACTGACTTTTTTAGCATCACCCTCCCCGATATTGCCGATACACTCGGTGATACAATTAATGATAACTTTCAGAAATTAAAAACTGCAGTTTGAATTCACTTGAGTATATAAGGTCGTCCTTTGACGCTGAGTTTTGCATATAATAGTCGAAAATTCCTGTTGGAGCCAAGTACAGTAATGGGTCGGTTAATTTGTTATACTTGCCGCCATTATTGAACCGAGGGAATTCTCATGTCGCTGCAATGTGCTCATTGCTATAAATCTTTTTCAATTGCGAAAGTGACTGGCAGTCGCGGCAAAGGTTTGTCGGTAGAAGTGCAATGTCCGCACTGTTTGGCTTGGCTTGGGCATAATAAATTACTGGCAATTGCCAAAATAGTGGGGTTTTATGGTGGCGTAATCTCAGCCGCAGTAGGTTATTTTGTTGAGGGTGTTGGATTTATCACCACGCCATTGATTATTTTGGCCGTTATCATGGTTGGTATCTCGCACGTTATGGACCATTTACTGCTGATTGAAGCCCCTGAAAATGATCCAAATCTAGCGCCTACTGTTAAATAAAAGCGTTATTTAACCTCAATAACTTGGCTTTCGAGTGATGCTTCAACGTAGTAAATCCCGCCTAGCACGACCGTTGCAACAATAAGCATCACTAAAATAACCCCGATGTTTTGACGAATAAATTGTGGCATGGTGTTTGTCCTGTAATGGTGATGTTTTACACATGCTTTATGGTATGAGTAATAGCTTAAGCATATCTTAAAAATAACGCTTTAGTTACTCATTATAGTCGTTAATGTTATATGTTAATTATGACCATAGTGAATATGTCACATGAATTGTCACAATCTAAAGGTTGCTTTTCGGCGACGGTCTTTTACACTTGGGCTCACTTTTATTAACCTGATGGAGTTGTGCTGGTGAGTTCCCGCATCAAAATAAGACGAACTATCGCAATCTGGCTTAGTGCCATCTTGATTGTGTTGTCTATTGCGGCGTCTGCGCACTCAGTAAAACATCTCGATGACGGCGTACAAAATCATTGTACTTTGTGTTTTCATCAGCATCAGCTTAATAAAACGCTTCACTCTTCTCCTTTTGTGTTTGCCATTATTAAGCAAACGTTCGAGCGTCAGCAATATACGCTGCCTTTTTTATTCAGTGTATTCCAATCTTACTACCACAGCCGTGCCCCTCCCGCATCTCGTTAGTCCAACATTGTAATTAATTAATTTCCGTTATCTGCTGGTTTATTTTAAACCCAGGTAGGCGGCTACTTGTTGTATTTTGGAGATATTATGTCTGCGTTAAACACACGTGTTTCGTTACTGGCACTGGCTTGTGCTGTGAGTTCTTATTCTGCAATGGCAGAAAATTCTAGTCTAACTAATCCTAGTATTAGTGCG from Shewanella psychromarinicola includes the following:
- a CDS encoding ABC-type zinc uptake system zinc chaperone → MSSRIKIRRTIAIWLSAILIVLSIAASAHSVKHLDDGVQNHCTLCFHQHQLNKTLHSSPFVFAIIKQTFERQQYTLPFLFSVFQSYYHSRAPPASR